The following proteins are co-located in the Chryseobacterium scophthalmum genome:
- a CDS encoding T9SS type A sorting domain-containing protein translates to MKKSILLFLIFIFQFSFAQLTENDVKFWVGTGSKKAYLIADFNDSDNPTSYVWGYRFDSTNLTMEDLINAIDAADSKVTAEVPSGFLYSFDYNHHVPSTDDYWSTWSGTSSNNMTANNGVNNDPLVDGKWYGLSYGYGFTPGTTFGPPSTPVPAYNSAWFNSSQIINWIGTGSNKSLVVVDFGTDNGNGIANSFAFGIQYNGTITAEQALQLIDAHVNEFNYTSAANQISALSLNNFSGNSTGNDSWKLYKGKDLSSWRGQNNLSLIQLVNNDWFGLSFGNRIPFTPTVADVTLSVSDAVKQSFKIYPNPATDFLIIETQDNIKDINIYSISGQRVMNTQNKKINIQSLQSGVYLVEIKTNQSTTTHKIIKK, encoded by the coding sequence ATGAAAAAATCAATACTTCTTTTTTTAATTTTTATATTTCAATTTTCATTTGCTCAACTTACAGAAAATGATGTAAAATTCTGGGTAGGAACAGGTTCTAAAAAAGCCTATTTAATTGCAGATTTCAACGATTCAGACAATCCTACTTCTTATGTTTGGGGCTACAGATTTGATTCTACCAATTTAACGATGGAAGATCTTATTAATGCAATCGATGCGGCAGATTCTAAAGTTACCGCAGAAGTACCGAGCGGATTTTTATACAGTTTTGATTATAATCACCACGTTCCAAGTACAGATGATTACTGGTCGACTTGGTCGGGAACTTCTTCGAATAACATGACTGCAAATAATGGCGTCAACAATGATCCGTTAGTTGACGGAAAATGGTATGGTTTATCTTATGGATATGGTTTTACTCCAGGAACAACATTCGGTCCGCCTTCCACTCCGGTTCCAGCTTACAATTCTGCATGGTTTAATTCATCTCAAATTATTAATTGGATCGGAACAGGAAGCAATAAAAGTTTAGTTGTTGTAGATTTCGGGACTGATAACGGTAACGGAATTGCCAATTCTTTTGCTTTTGGAATTCAATATAATGGAACAATTACAGCAGAACAGGCTTTACAATTAATTGATGCTCATGTCAATGAATTCAATTATACTTCAGCAGCCAACCAAATTTCAGCATTATCATTAAACAATTTTTCAGGAAACTCAACAGGAAACGATTCTTGGAAGTTATACAAAGGAAAAGATCTTTCAAGCTGGAGAGGGCAAAATAACCTTTCACTAATTCAATTAGTGAATAACGATTGGTTTGGATTAAGTTTTGGAAACAGAATACCATTTACTCCAACCGTTGCCGATGTAACTTTAAGTGTTTCAGATGCCGTAAAACAAAGCTTTAAGATTTATCCTAATCCAGCTACAGATTTTCTGATTATTGAAACTCAGGACAATATTAAAGATATTAATATCTACTCTATTTCGGGACAAAGAGTGATGAATACTCAAAATAAAAAGATTAATATTCAAAGTCTACAGTCAGGTGTTTATTTGGTTGAAATTAAAACCAATCAGTCGACAACGACTCATAAAATCATCAAAAAGTAG
- a CDS encoding T9SS type A sorting domain-containing protein produces MKKASSFLFTFIVALYMSQFTANDVKFFVGTGSETAYFVADFKDGTDDRSYVWGVKFNPGQNITGPQMLQMIKTAEPAFDYGTSFGGGFLDKVQFNDHFAQSVPDYWSLWAADNTNNWSMAGWMNSGTISNGEWYGASYGFSNPTAEAPATPIPAYSSLWYNSLQIINWIGTGSNKSLVVVDFGTDNSNGNANSFVFGIQYNGTITAEQALQLIDVQTNSFSYSSAANQVSTLSLNSFSGTASGTNTWKLYKGTNLSNWKTNADLSTITLNNNDWFGLSFGTRRPFTPTEANITLSVSDAVKQSFKIYPNPASDLVIIETQDNIKDINIYSVSGQRIMNTQNKKINIQSLQSGVYLIEIKTGKSTTTHKIIKK; encoded by the coding sequence ATGAAAAAGGCATCAAGTTTTCTATTTACTTTCATCGTTGCGCTGTATATGTCACAATTTACAGCCAACGATGTAAAGTTTTTTGTAGGTACAGGTTCAGAAACGGCATATTTTGTAGCCGATTTTAAAGATGGTACTGATGACAGATCATATGTTTGGGGCGTGAAATTCAATCCCGGACAAAATATTACCGGTCCGCAAATGCTGCAGATGATAAAAACTGCAGAACCAGCATTTGATTACGGAACAAGTTTCGGAGGAGGATTTTTAGATAAAGTTCAGTTTAATGATCATTTTGCACAGTCTGTACCCGATTATTGGAGTTTATGGGCAGCTGACAACACCAATAATTGGTCAATGGCAGGATGGATGAACAGCGGAACCATTTCAAACGGAGAATGGTATGGTGCAAGTTACGGTTTTAGCAATCCTACAGCTGAAGCTCCTGCAACACCGATTCCTGCATACAGTTCGTTGTGGTATAATTCTTTGCAAATCATCAATTGGATCGGAACGGGAAGCAATAAAAGTTTAGTGGTTGTCGATTTCGGAACTGATAATTCTAACGGAAACGCCAATTCTTTTGTTTTTGGAATTCAGTATAACGGAACTATTACAGCAGAACAAGCTTTACAGTTAATTGATGTACAAACAAATTCTTTCAGTTACAGTTCTGCAGCGAATCAGGTTTCAACATTGTCATTAAATTCTTTTTCAGGAACAGCAAGCGGAACAAACACCTGGAAATTATATAAAGGAACCAATTTGTCAAACTGGAAAACCAATGCTGATCTTTCAACGATCACTTTAAATAATAACGATTGGTTTGGATTAAGTTTCGGAACAAGAAGACCTTTTACTCCAACTGAAGCAAACATAACTTTAAGTGTTTCTGATGCTGTAAAACAAAGCTTTAAAATTTACCCAAATCCTGCGAGTGATCTTGTGATCATTGAAACTCAGGATAACATTAAAGATATCAACATCTACTCTGTTTCCGGACAAAGAATAATGAATACTCAGAATAAAAAAATCAATATTCAAAGTTTACAGTCGGGAGTTTATTTGATTGAAATTAAAACAGGCAAATCAACAACCACTCATAAGATCATCAAAAAATAA
- a CDS encoding YncE family protein: MKKIYFLILAFVFSFTNAQTEGVLVLNEGGIGSSTAEVSFIDNQSVVTNNYFKLKNNNATLGDTGQDIKVFGDKIFVVLNYSNTIKVINKSDFSLITTISTNLANPRYIAFSGNKFYVTNWGNNTLTNYVSVYDLTTYAHETNIPVGNGPEKIFAKNNKLYVLLKGGYGLNHFMDVINTTTNTVESQVNVGDSPNSIFEKDNLLYIMSSGDPYLPTSFGTLTVYNTTSQTTVSSTTFPVGVKPSYMDTDGTNIYYMNEASIYKTPIASPSINTSPIAVTPITVNSYGTAYGFNVVNNKIYAADPSGYIAAGKIYTYDLQGSLLNTFTVTSLPNQIIAYNNASLSTIESTKTSKLIVYPNPTSDRFFVQGLNSGNIQVYDVNGRIVINEKYNEKGINVSALSKGVYVVKITDKNINFSEKLIIK, translated from the coding sequence ATGAAGAAAATCTATTTTCTTATTCTTGCATTTGTATTTTCATTTACAAATGCCCAAACCGAAGGCGTTTTAGTACTCAACGAAGGCGGTATCGGAAGTAGTACTGCAGAAGTATCTTTCATCGACAATCAATCGGTTGTCACCAATAATTATTTTAAACTTAAAAACAATAATGCAACATTGGGTGATACTGGTCAGGACATTAAGGTTTTTGGTGATAAGATTTTTGTAGTTTTAAATTATTCCAATACAATAAAAGTCATAAACAAGTCTGATTTTTCATTGATTACAACGATTTCAACCAATCTTGCCAACCCAAGATATATCGCTTTTAGCGGAAATAAATTCTATGTTACCAATTGGGGAAACAATACCTTGACAAATTACGTGTCGGTTTACGATCTTACAACTTACGCTCACGAAACAAATATTCCTGTAGGAAATGGTCCTGAAAAAATCTTTGCCAAAAACAATAAACTCTATGTTTTATTGAAAGGAGGTTACGGATTGAACCATTTTATGGATGTCATCAACACTACAACCAATACTGTAGAATCGCAGGTAAATGTAGGAGACTCACCCAACAGTATTTTTGAAAAAGACAATTTACTGTACATTATGAGTTCGGGAGATCCTTACCTTCCAACTTCTTTCGGAACATTGACGGTTTATAATACGACAAGCCAGACTACGGTTTCGAGCACAACATTTCCGGTAGGCGTAAAACCATCTTATATGGATACCGACGGAACGAATATTTATTACATGAATGAAGCATCGATCTACAAAACACCAATTGCTTCACCGTCAATTAACACCTCTCCTATTGCAGTTACACCAATTACCGTAAACAGTTATGGAACTGCATACGGATTTAATGTTGTTAATAATAAAATCTATGCAGCCGATCCTTCAGGATATATTGCGGCGGGAAAAATTTACACTTACGATTTACAAGGTAGTTTATTGAATACTTTTACAGTAACTTCATTACCTAATCAAATCATTGCGTATAATAATGCATCTCTTTCTACTATTGAAAGCACAAAAACATCAAAATTAATTGTATATCCAAATCCTACAAGTGACAGATTCTTTGTACAAGGCTTAAATTCTGGAAATATTCAGGTTTATGATGTAAACGGAAGAATTGTCATCAATGAGAAATACAATGAAAAAGGAATTAATGTAAGCGCATTATCTAAAGGCGTTTATGTCGTAAAAATTACAGATAAGAATATCAACTTTAGCGAAAAGTTAATTATTAAGTAA
- the tpiA gene encoding triose-phosphate isomerase has protein sequence MRRKIVAGNWKMNKNVIDAQQLMIQLLSYKNNNTTNCEVWIAPPSLYLMMAKDIFEKDEIGVFSQDMSEYESGAYTGELSADMLESIDATGSLIGHSERRQYHGENDESCNKKVKLALDKGLIPVYCNGETLEQRKAGQHLDVVKTQTETALFTLSAEEIKKVVIAYEPVWAIGTGETATPEQAQEIHAHIRGIIAEKYGKEVADEISILYGGSVKPDNAKEIFSQPDIDGGLIGGAALKLEDFSKIIEGFN, from the coding sequence ATGAGAAGAAAAATAGTTGCAGGAAACTGGAAAATGAACAAAAACGTCATTGATGCTCAACAATTAATGATTCAATTACTAAGCTATAAAAACAACAATACAACCAACTGTGAAGTTTGGATCGCACCGCCTTCTTTATATTTAATGATGGCAAAAGATATCTTCGAAAAAGACGAAATCGGAGTTTTCTCTCAAGATATGAGCGAATATGAAAGCGGAGCTTACACAGGTGAACTTTCTGCAGATATGTTGGAATCTATCGATGCTACAGGTTCTTTGATCGGTCACTCTGAAAGAAGACAATACCACGGTGAGAACGACGAAAGCTGCAATAAAAAAGTAAAATTGGCTTTAGATAAAGGTTTAATTCCTGTTTACTGTAATGGTGAAACTTTAGAGCAAAGAAAAGCAGGACAGCATCTTGACGTTGTAAAAACACAGACTGAAACTGCACTTTTCACTCTTTCTGCAGAGGAAATCAAAAAAGTAGTTATTGCTTACGAACCAGTTTGGGCAATCGGAACTGGCGAAACTGCAACTCCGGAACAGGCGCAGGAAATTCACGCTCACATCAGAGGAATTATCGCAGAAAAATATGGAAAAGAAGTTGCTGACGAAATTTCTATTCTTTACGGAGGTTCTGTAAAGCCAGATAATGCTAAAGAAATTTTCTCTCAACCCGATATCGACGGTGGTCTTATTGGTGGAGCTGCATTGAAATTGGAAGATTTCTCAAAAATTATTGAAGGTTTTAATTAA
- a CDS encoding S9 family peptidase has translation MKKICLSLLVMSMSTAPFQSQIFPDLKAPVADKKQHLRNIHGDKVNDPYYWMIDFFKKGRDSTQVVEYLTAENSYWESMMKDTEPFREKLFQEMKARIKEKDESVPVFRKGYYYYTRTETGKQYFKYCRKKGNLSAPEEIILDVDQLAEGHAYYSASGFSVSPDNSKMIYGVDDVSRRQYKLFLKDLNTGKTTDLGIKNTTGSATWANDNKTIFYTGKNPETLLTEKIFRHSLGTDPSKDVLVYEEKDKTNYIGVGKSKNEKIIMIVSSATTSSETRYINADEPNANFKVFQPRMKDVLYDVTPLEDKFLITTNKDALNFKVMETPLDKTGVESWKDFMPHRKDVLMEGISEFKNYLVFSERQNGLSQLVILDRRTNKREFLKFDEPTYTVYPSGNPEYNTDYFRFGYTSMITPSSQYEQNLQTGKRTLLKQQEILGGYNKANYVTERLFATAKDGTKIPISIVYKKGYKKDGKNPLLLYAYGSYGNSMNATFSSTRLSLLDRGFAFAIAHIRGGQEMGRQWYEDGKMMKKKNTFTDFIDVGEYLVKEKYTSPKHLYAQGGSAGGLLMGAVVNMKPELWNGAIAQVPFVDVINTMLDESIPLTTNEYDEWGNPNNKAAYDYMKSYSPYENIERKNYPNLLVTTGLHDSQVQYFEPAKWVAKLRDLKTDKNVLFLKTDMEYGHGGASGRFDYLKDIALEYAFMFKLEGIDK, from the coding sequence ATGAAAAAAATTTGCTTATCCCTATTAGTAATGAGTATGAGTACAGCCCCATTTCAGTCTCAGATATTTCCTGATCTAAAAGCTCCGGTTGCTGACAAAAAACAGCATTTGAGAAATATTCACGGTGATAAAGTGAATGATCCTTATTACTGGATGATTGATTTTTTCAAAAAAGGAAGAGATTCTACGCAGGTTGTAGAATATTTAACCGCTGAAAACTCTTACTGGGAAAGCATGATGAAAGATACAGAACCTTTCAGAGAAAAGCTTTTTCAGGAAATGAAGGCAAGAATCAAGGAAAAGGATGAGTCTGTACCTGTTTTCAGAAAAGGTTATTACTATTACACCCGAACTGAAACCGGAAAACAATACTTCAAATATTGCAGAAAAAAAGGAAACCTAAGTGCTCCTGAAGAAATCATTCTGGATGTAGATCAACTTGCAGAAGGTCATGCTTATTATTCTGCATCGGGTTTCAGCGTCAGTCCTGATAATTCTAAAATGATTTACGGAGTTGATGATGTATCGAGAAGGCAGTATAAATTATTTTTAAAAGATCTTAATACCGGAAAAACGACCGATTTAGGAATTAAAAATACAACAGGTTCTGCAACTTGGGCAAATGACAACAAAACCATTTTCTACACTGGAAAAAATCCAGAAACGCTTTTAACAGAGAAAATTTTCAGACATTCTTTAGGAACTGATCCTTCAAAAGATGTTTTGGTATACGAAGAAAAAGACAAAACCAATTATATTGGCGTAGGAAAATCGAAGAACGAAAAAATCATCATGATTGTTTCTTCGGCAACTACTTCTTCAGAAACAAGATACATCAATGCAGATGAACCGAATGCAAATTTCAAGGTTTTCCAACCAAGAATGAAAGACGTTTTGTATGATGTAACTCCTTTAGAAGATAAATTTTTGATCACAACCAATAAAGACGCCCTCAATTTCAAAGTGATGGAAACCCCTTTGGATAAAACAGGCGTTGAAAGCTGGAAAGATTTCATGCCACACAGAAAAGATGTTTTGATGGAAGGAATCAGTGAGTTTAAAAACTATCTGGTTTTCAGTGAAAGACAAAACGGACTTTCGCAATTAGTTATTCTTGACAGAAGAACCAATAAAAGGGAATTTTTAAAGTTTGATGAGCCAACTTACACGGTTTATCCATCAGGAAACCCTGAATACAATACAGATTATTTCAGATTCGGATATACTTCGATGATTACTCCGAGTTCACAGTATGAGCAAAATTTACAAACAGGAAAAAGAACTTTATTAAAGCAACAGGAAATTTTAGGCGGTTACAATAAAGCTAATTATGTTACCGAAAGACTTTTTGCCACTGCAAAAGACGGTACAAAAATTCCGATTTCAATTGTTTATAAAAAAGGATATAAGAAAGACGGCAAAAACCCACTTCTACTCTATGCTTACGGATCGTACGGAAACTCAATGAATGCGACATTCAGCAGTACAAGACTGAGTCTTTTAGACCGAGGTTTTGCTTTTGCAATTGCGCACATTCGTGGTGGACAAGAAATGGGAAGACAATGGTATGAAGACGGAAAAATGATGAAAAAGAAAAACACATTTACCGATTTTATCGATGTTGGAGAATATTTAGTTAAAGAAAAATACACTTCACCAAAACATTTGTACGCTCAAGGAGGAAGTGCAGGTGGACTTTTAATGGGAGCTGTTGTCAACATGAAACCAGAACTTTGGAATGGAGCCATTGCACAGGTTCCTTTTGTGGATGTTATTAATACCATGTTGGATGAAAGTATTCCTTTGACAACGAATGAGTACGATGAATGGGGAAATCCTAACAACAAAGCAGCCTACGATTATATGAAATCTTATTCTCCGTATGAAAATATTGAGAGAAAAAACTATCCGAACCTCCTTGTTACAACAGGATTGCATGATTCTCAGGTACAATATTTTGAGCCTGCAAAATGGGTAGCCAAATTAAGAGATTTAAAAACAGACAAAAATGTTTTATTCCTAAAAACTGACATGGAATACGGTCATGGTGGAGCTTCCGGAAGATTTGATTATCTGAAAGATATTGCTTTGGAATATGCTTTCATGTTTAAACTGGAGGGAATTGATAAGTAA
- a CDS encoding TerB family tellurite resistance protein, with the protein MHKSNKSIAGYHLLMILSSVDGEFAPEEGMLVQQYLADEFPFKMNLDNELETIALLKPEEWKDHFEFHGRCFLDDSTEEERLNFIKFAKTLIKADDKVTDEEHTFYVLLKNLWNLK; encoded by the coding sequence ATGCATAAATCAAATAAATCTATCGCCGGTTATCACTTATTAATGATTCTTTCGTCTGTTGACGGAGAATTTGCTCCGGAAGAAGGAATGTTGGTGCAGCAATATTTGGCTGACGAATTTCCATTTAAAATGAATTTAGATAACGAATTGGAAACTATCGCATTGCTTAAGCCTGAAGAATGGAAAGATCATTTTGAATTTCACGGACGTTGTTTTTTAGATGATTCTACGGAAGAAGAACGTTTAAATTTCATCAAGTTTGCCAAAACTCTTATTAAAGCTGATGATAAAGTGACAGACGAAGAACATACTTTCTACGTTCTTTTGAAAAACCTTTGGAATCTGAAGTAA
- a CDS encoding BT_3928 family protein produces MIKGLLRFIIAVIFIASGFVKAVDLVGFSFKMEEYFSPSVFNMPFLEKFALLFSIIVVVLELFLGFLLLLKLKLKFTLSALIALCIFFGFLTFYSAYFNVVTDCGCFGDAIKFTPWESFVKDVVLLVGLIILFVLYRKEFKKKDAYSDNNKPENNKLKSIVLGILSLGMIVIMAIGIINEPIIDFRDYKIGTDLKAEKAKIIKNPFEYKTFYSMKNTKTGEVLKVNSDDYVNQTKYWEEGSPWKIEEGKNESKLVKEGYKSEIVKFKIEDPTGIDLTDEVINAPKAILVFAYHPKEVSPELIKNVEAKVNAQKGAVIYGVSTDQNTFKTIKNAMMDGTAIKTIARSNPFVLVLEKGKIVDKQPAKYYVD; encoded by the coding sequence ATGATCAAAGGTTTATTACGTTTCATTATCGCTGTTATTTTCATCGCTTCAGGTTTTGTAAAAGCTGTAGACTTGGTAGGTTTTTCCTTTAAAATGGAAGAATATTTTTCGCCATCGGTTTTCAACATGCCGTTTTTAGAGAAATTCGCCTTGCTTTTTTCAATTATCGTGGTAGTTCTTGAATTATTCTTAGGCTTTTTATTATTACTAAAATTAAAACTGAAATTCACACTTTCTGCGCTGATTGCACTTTGTATTTTCTTTGGATTTCTAACGTTTTATTCAGCATACTTTAATGTAGTAACCGATTGCGGATGTTTTGGTGATGCGATTAAATTTACACCTTGGGAAAGCTTTGTGAAAGATGTTGTACTTTTGGTTGGGCTGATTATTCTTTTTGTTTTATATAGAAAAGAATTCAAGAAAAAAGATGCTTACTCAGATAATAATAAACCTGAAAACAATAAATTGAAATCAATTGTTTTAGGTATTTTATCTTTAGGAATGATTGTGATTATGGCTATTGGTATCATCAACGAACCAATTATTGATTTCCGCGATTATAAAATAGGAACCGATCTGAAAGCTGAAAAAGCTAAAATTATCAAAAATCCTTTTGAATACAAGACTTTTTATTCAATGAAAAACACTAAAACCGGGGAAGTTTTAAAGGTAAATTCGGACGATTATGTAAACCAAACAAAATACTGGGAAGAAGGTTCGCCTTGGAAAATTGAAGAAGGTAAAAATGAATCTAAACTCGTTAAAGAAGGTTATAAATCTGAAATTGTAAAATTCAAAATTGAAGACCCTACCGGAATTGATTTAACTGATGAAGTTATCAATGCTCCGAAAGCAATTTTAGTATTTGCTTATCATCCGAAAGAAGTTTCTCCAGAATTAATTAAAAACGTAGAAGCAAAAGTAAATGCTCAGAAAGGAGCTGTAATTTACGGTGTTTCTACCGATCAAAATACTTTTAAAACCATTAAAAATGCAATGATGGACGGTACTGCCATCAAAACAATTGCAAGAAGCAATCCTTTTGTACTGGTTTTAGAAAAAGGAAAAATTGTTGACAAACAGCCAGCAAAATATTACGTTGACTAG